From Bacillus sp. Bos-x628, the proteins below share one genomic window:
- a CDS encoding PolC-type DNA polymerase III gives MTDDDLSRYFEEGEIVKLTVHKATKTWHFLFKFKALLPYKIYAMFLSRLTNAFSHIAQVTCTIEVNDPHISEELLQSYWSHCVEELQGISPPIIRLLQQQKPTLSGHKLIIKTKSETEALAIKKKYSPMLQSAFKQVGFPELQFDTETFVSDQEIQKFREQKLAEDKERAMQALTEMEKKENEDQEEAPSGPLMIGYPIKESEEIRTLDSIMDEERRITVQGYVFDAETRELKSGRTLCIFKITDYTNSILIKMFAREKEDAQLMKSLKKGMWVKARGSIQNDTFVRDLVMIANDVNEIKPQLKEDTAPEGEKRVELHLHSPMSQMDAVTGIGKLVEQAKKWGHEAIALTDHAVVQSFPDAYAASKKYGIKMIYGVEINLVNDGVPIAYNPEHRLLEDSTFVVFDVETTGLSAVYDTIIELAAVKIKGGEIIDRFEAFANPHHPLSATTIELTGITDDMVRDAPDVEEVVRNFKEWVGQDILVAHNASFDMGFLNAAYKRLLKTDKASNPVIDTLELGRFLYPEFKNHRLNTLCKKFDIELTQHHRAIYDAEATGYLLLRMLKDAGEKEIVYHDQLNENMGQSNAYQRSRPYHATLLAQNEIGLKNLFKLVSLSHIDYFYRVPRIPRSQLEKYREGLIVGSACDKGEVFEGMMQKSPDEVEDIAAFYDYLEVHPPEVYQHLLQLELVRDERALKEIISNIVKLGEKLNKPVVATGNVHYLHPEDKIYRKILISSQGGANPLNRHELPKVHFRTTDEMLEAFSFLGDEKAKEIVVTNTKKISDMTENIKPIKDDLYTPKIEGADEEIRAMSYQKARSIYGDELPKIVEDRIEKELKSIIGHGFAVIYLISHKLVKKSLDDGYLVGSRGSVGSSLVATLTEITEVNPLAPHYVCPSCKHSEFFNDGSVGSGFDLPDKNCPQCGTLYQKDGHDIPFETFLGFKGDKVPDIDLNFSGEYQPHAHNYTKELFGEDYVYRAGTIGTVAEKTAYGYVKGYAGDHNLHMRGAEIDRLVQGCTGVKRTTGQHPGGIIVVPDYMDIYDFSPIQYPADATGADWKTTHFDFHSIHDNLLKLDILGHDDPTVIRMLQDLSGIDPKTIPTDDPEVMKIFQGTEPLGVTEEQIGCKTGTLGIPEFGTRFVRQMLEDTKPTTFSELVQISGLSHGTDVWLGNAQELIHNKTCELSEVIGCRDDIMVYLIYQGLEPSLAFKIMESVRKGKGLPPEWEEEMKNHNVPNWYIDSCKKIKYMFPKAHAAAYVLMAVRIAYFKVHHALLYYAAYFTVRADDFDIETMTKGSNAIRAVMEDINSKGLDASPKEKNLLTVLELALEMCERGYHFKKVDLYRSSATEFIIDGDGLIPPFNSIPGLGTNVALNIVRARQDGEFLSKEDLQKRGKVSKTILEYLDRQGCLEALPDQNQLSLF, from the coding sequence CAATGCATTTTCTCATATTGCACAAGTCACTTGTACGATTGAAGTCAATGATCCGCACATATCTGAAGAGCTTTTGCAATCGTATTGGTCACATTGTGTGGAAGAGCTTCAAGGCATTTCTCCCCCAATTATTCGTTTGCTCCAGCAGCAAAAGCCGACTTTATCTGGGCATAAATTAATCATTAAGACAAAAAGCGAAACAGAAGCTTTGGCCATTAAGAAGAAGTACAGCCCAATGCTCCAGTCTGCGTTTAAACAAGTTGGATTTCCAGAGCTGCAATTTGATACAGAAACATTCGTATCAGATCAAGAGATTCAGAAATTCAGAGAACAGAAGCTTGCTGAAGACAAAGAAAGAGCCATGCAAGCACTTACTGAAATGGAGAAGAAAGAAAATGAAGATCAGGAGGAAGCCCCATCCGGTCCTCTGATGATTGGTTATCCAATCAAAGAGAGTGAAGAAATTCGTACACTTGACAGTATTATGGACGAGGAAAGAAGAATTACAGTCCAAGGCTATGTATTTGATGCGGAAACAAGAGAGCTTAAAAGCGGCAGAACCCTTTGTATCTTTAAGATTACTGATTACACAAACAGTATTTTAATTAAAATGTTTGCTAGAGAAAAAGAAGATGCCCAGCTCATGAAATCCTTGAAAAAAGGAATGTGGGTAAAAGCAAGAGGAAGCATTCAAAACGATACATTTGTCAGAGATCTTGTCATGATTGCAAATGATGTGAATGAAATAAAACCTCAGCTAAAAGAAGACACCGCACCAGAGGGTGAAAAGCGCGTTGAGCTTCATTTACATTCACCGATGAGTCAGATGGATGCTGTCACAGGAATTGGGAAACTTGTGGAACAGGCGAAAAAATGGGGGCATGAAGCGATTGCGCTCACTGATCATGCCGTCGTTCAATCCTTTCCAGATGCGTATGCAGCAAGTAAAAAATATGGCATCAAAATGATATACGGAGTGGAAATCAATTTAGTCAATGATGGCGTACCGATTGCTTATAATCCTGAGCATCGTCTGTTAGAGGATTCGACTTTTGTTGTATTTGATGTAGAGACAACTGGACTTTCGGCTGTATATGATACGATCATTGAACTTGCAGCAGTGAAGATAAAAGGCGGGGAAATTATTGATCGCTTTGAGGCATTTGCCAATCCCCATCATCCATTATCTGCAACGACCATTGAATTAACTGGTATTACTGATGATATGGTAAGAGATGCACCAGATGTTGAGGAAGTTGTTCGAAATTTCAAAGAGTGGGTCGGTCAAGATATCCTTGTCGCTCACAATGCAAGCTTTGATATGGGCTTTTTAAATGCAGCGTATAAACGACTTTTAAAAACAGATAAAGCTTCGAATCCTGTCATCGATACACTTGAGCTTGGTCGATTCCTTTATCCAGAGTTTAAAAATCACCGGCTCAATACATTGTGTAAAAAGTTTGATATTGAACTGACGCAGCACCATCGCGCGATTTATGATGCAGAAGCGACAGGCTATCTTTTACTGCGGATGCTAAAAGATGCAGGTGAAAAAGAGATTGTCTATCATGATCAATTAAATGAAAACATGGGACAGTCTAATGCTTATCAGCGCTCACGTCCTTATCATGCGACACTTCTTGCGCAAAACGAGATAGGACTGAAGAATTTATTCAAACTTGTTTCACTCTCTCATATTGACTATTTTTATCGTGTGCCTCGTATACCGCGTTCACAGCTTGAGAAATATCGAGAAGGTCTGATTGTTGGATCAGCTTGCGATAAGGGTGAGGTTTTTGAAGGAATGATGCAAAAGTCGCCTGACGAGGTTGAAGACATTGCAGCATTTTATGACTATTTAGAAGTTCACCCGCCAGAAGTGTATCAGCATTTGTTGCAGCTAGAGCTCGTTCGGGACGAACGTGCATTAAAAGAAATAATCTCCAATATCGTCAAGCTTGGTGAGAAGCTAAATAAACCAGTGGTGGCGACAGGGAATGTGCACTACTTGCATCCAGAGGACAAAATTTATCGTAAAATCTTGATTTCATCACAAGGTGGGGCAAACCCGCTAAACCGTCACGAGCTGCCAAAGGTTCATTTCAGAACAACGGATGAAATGCTTGAAGCTTTCTCATTCTTAGGAGACGAGAAGGCAAAAGAGATCGTGGTCACGAATACGAAAAAAATATCTGATATGACCGAAAATATTAAGCCGATTAAAGACGATCTTTACACTCCAAAAATTGAAGGTGCAGATGAAGAAATACGGGCAATGAGCTATCAAAAGGCACGAAGTATTTACGGTGATGAACTTCCGAAAATTGTAGAAGACCGGATTGAGAAAGAATTAAAAAGTATTATCGGCCATGGCTTTGCCGTTATTTATTTAATTTCTCATAAGCTCGTAAAGAAATCACTGGATGATGGTTATCTCGTTGGATCAAGGGGATCTGTTGGTTCATCACTCGTTGCAACTTTAACTGAGATCACAGAAGTTAACCCACTTGCGCCACATTATGTATGTCCAAGTTGTAAGCATTCTGAATTCTTTAATGACGGTTCTGTTGGTTCAGGTTTTGACCTTCCTGACAAAAACTGTCCACAATGCGGTACGCTTTATCAAAAAGATGGACATGATATTCCATTTGAAACCTTCTTAGGTTTTAAAGGAGATAAAGTACCTGATATTGATTTGAACTTCTCAGGAGAATATCAGCCGCACGCTCATAACTATACAAAAGAACTGTTTGGTGAAGATTATGTATACCGTGCGGGCACAATCGGTACCGTAGCAGAGAAGACGGCATATGGTTACGTAAAAGGCTATGCCGGTGATCATAACCTCCATATGAGGGGGGCGGAAATAGACCGGCTCGTTCAAGGCTGTACAGGAGTGAAACGGACAACCGGTCAGCATCCGGGCGGTATTATCGTTGTGCCAGATTATATGGACATTTATGATTTCTCACCAATTCAATATCCAGCGGATGCAACAGGGGCGGATTGGAAAACGACGCATTTTGATTTCCATTCCATCCATGATAATCTGCTAAAGCTAGATATACTCGGGCACGATGATCCGACTGTTATCCGTATGCTCCAAGACTTAAGTGGGATTGATCCAAAGACCATTCCAACAGACGATCCAGAGGTCATGAAAATTTTCCAAGGGACAGAACCACTTGGTGTAACAGAAGAGCAGATTGGTTGTAAAACAGGTACACTCGGTATTCCTGAGTTTGGTACAAGGTTTGTTCGGCAAATGCTTGAGGATACGAAACCAACAACCTTTTCAGAGCTCGTTCAGATTTCTGGACTATCCCACGGGACAGACGTATGGCTTGGAAACGCACAAGAACTCATCCACAATAAGACGTGTGAACTGAGTGAGGTCATTGGATGTCGTGACGATATCATGGTATATCTGATCTATCAAGGTTTAGAGCCGTCATTAGCATTTAAAATCATGGAATCTGTTCGTAAAGGGAAGGGACTACCTCCTGAATGGGAAGAGGAAATGAAGAATCATAACGTCCCGAACTGGTATATTGATTCTTGTAAAAAAATCAAATACATGTTCCCTAAAGCTCACGCTGCTGCTTACGTACTCATGGCAGTCAGGATTGCTTATTTCAAGGTGCATCATGCTCTTCTTTACTACGCTGCATATTTTACCGTACGTGCTGATGACTTTGATATTGAAACAATGACAAAGGGATCGAATGCAATTCGAGCCGTGATGGAAGATATCAACTCTAAAGGTCTTGATGCATCACCGAAAGAGAAGAACCTGTTAACTGTATTAGAGCTCGCACTTGAAATGTGTGAGAGAGGCTATCATTTCAAGAAAGTCGATTTATATCGATCAAGTGCAACAGAGTTTATCATTGATGGAGATGGATTGATTCCACCATTCAACTCAATTCCAGGACTTGGAACGAACGTCGCCTTAAATATTGTACGTGCGCGACAAGATGGTGAATTCCTCTCCAAAGAAGATTTACAAAAACGTGGAAAAGTCTCTAAGACCATCCTTGAGTATTTGGATCGTCAAGGATGCCTAGAAGCACTTCCAGATCAAAACCAACTTTCTTTATTTTAA